The Zhihengliuella sp. ISTPL4 genomic interval ACACCGGGATCTTCATCCGCTTGGCGATGACCGCGGAGATGCAGCTGTTCGTGTCGCCGAGGACCAGGAAGGCGTCCGGCCGCTCGGTACGGAGCACGGCCTCGGTCTTCGTGAGGATGGAACCCAACGCGGCGCCGAGCGACGAGGTGTCCGCCTCCAGGAAATGGTCGGGCCGACGCAGCCCGAGGTCCTCGAAGAACACCTCGTTCAGCTCGTAGTCGTAATTCTGGCCCGTGTGCACGAGAATCTGGTCGGTGTGCTCGTCGAGCAGTTTGATCGTGGCGGAGAGCCGGATGATCTCGGGACGGGTCCCGACGACGGTCATCACCTTGAGCTTGTCGGCCATGTCACACTGCCTCGGCAATCGTGTCGGGGTGGGAGGGGTCGAAGATGTCGTTCGTCCAGAACGAGGTGTAGAGCATGTCGTCGCCGATGTTCGTGATGTTGTGAGCCCACATCGTCGGCATATCGACCGCGCCCGGCGCCTCGCCTGACACCTCGAACGACACGACCTCCTCAGAGTACAGGCGGCGCAGCGAGATGCGGGCGCGCCCCTGGAGCACGGTGAACCGCTCGATCTTGCGGCGGTGGAAGTGTTCTCCGCGGGTCACCCCGGGGACCGTCGTCGAGAACGACGACTGTCCTGGTCCGCCGTGCGAGCGGATGATCTCGAAGAAGGATCCGCGGACGTCGGCGTGCCGGGTCAGATCCAGGGGAGCCTGAGCCGGGAAGGTGTACGAGCGGTAAGTGTTGAAGAGGTCGCGGTCGAACGGATCGGACACATCCGGGAT includes:
- a CDS encoding phage DNA packaging protein J (One member of this family is encoded by phage DNA commonly used as a positive control for DNA sequencing instruments.); protein product: MRGRRRAGSDPGEPEPGRCTSGKC